AAGGCGCGTGCCGAGCACCGCTCCAGGCCGGGCTCAAGCGCGACGCGGATTTAGCGACGTCGCCAGCATCCCGCGCTGCCCAGCCCGTGGGCAGACGGCGTCGATTGCCCGTTCGGCGAGCAGCATGCTACGGTCGGCCGCAGGAGAGAGCGCCTTGAACATCCGCCTGGCCGTGAACGGCACGCTGATGCGCGGGCTCGAGCTGAACGGCAACCTGCTCGCGGCCGGCGCGCGCTTCATCCGCGAGGCGACGACCGCGGCCTGCTACCGGCTCTGGTCCGTGGGCGACCGCCACCCGGCGATGCTGCGCGTGTCCACGGGCGGCGCGGCGGTGGCCGTGGAGGTGTGGGACGTGCCCGCGGCGGGGCTCGCGACGATCCTCATGTCGGAGCCGCCGGGGCTCTGCATCGGCAAGGTGCGCCTCGCCGACGGCGAGGAGACGCTCGGCGTCCGCCCTCTGCGAGGGCCAGCGGGAGATCACCGCGTACGGCGGCTGGCGCGCCTACGTCGCGGCTAGAAGCTCCACTCGCTGAAGAGCTTCTGCTTGAAGGTGGCGAGCTCCTCGACCGGGGCCTGGGCCTCGCGCAGGGCCGTGAGCTCGAGCACCCTCTGATCGAGGCGCGTGAGGCGCCCCGCCAGCACCTCGGCGATCACCGCGATCAGCTTGTAGGCGGCGAGCGACTCGCTCGCGACGAGCCGCTGGAACTGGGCCTTCGTGAGCAGGTAGAGCTCGCAGTCGGTCACCGCCTGTACCGTCGCCGAGTGCGCGCGCTCCATGATCAGGCTCATCTCGCCGAGCACGCTCGGCGCCTCGACTCTCGCGAGGGGCTGCGCTTCCCCGCTCGGCGCCTTCTTGACGATCTCGACCGTGCCCTTCAGCAGCACGAAGAGGCCGGTCGCACTGTCGCCCTCGCGCATGAGCGGGTGGCCGGCGCTCGCCTTGACCGGGACGAGCAGGCGCGTGATCTGCTCCGCCTGCTCGAGCGTCAGCCCCTTGCAGAGCACCGAGCGGATCGTGTCGCGGACCTGGCCGGCGAGCATGCCCTCACACCCCTCGGAGGGCGGTCGCGCGGCCGACGCGCCCGATCGCGACGATGAACGCCGCCGTGCGGAAGGAGACCTTGCGCTCGCGGACCACGCGCGCGAGCGTCGCGTACGCCTCGCGCATGTGCCGGTGGAGCTCGGCGTTGATCTTGTCCTCCTCCCACGTGAACTGCTGGATGTTCTGCGCCCACTCGAAGTACGAGACGGTCACGCCGCCCGCGTTCACGTAGATGTCGGGGAGCACGGCGACGCCGCGCTGGGCCAGGATCTCGTCGGCCTTCGGCGTCGTCGGGGCGTTCGCGGCCTCGAGCACGACCCGGGCGCGCACGTCGCGGGCGTTCGCCTCGGTGACGACGCCGCCGAGCGCCGCGGGCACGAGGACGTCCACGTCGAGGAGGAGGAGCTCGGCGTTCGTGATCGCGTCGGCGCCCGGGAACCCCACGACAGACTTCGTCCGCTTCGCGTGCTCGACGAGCTTCGGGACGTCGAGCCCCTCCGGGTTGCGGATCCCGCCCTTGGCGTCCGAGACCGCGACGACCCTGCCGCCGCGCTCGTGGAGGAAGCGCGACGCCCACGAGCCGACGTTGCCGAAGCCCTGGACCGCGAACGTCTTGCCCCGCACCTCGCCCTGGCCCACGTCCTTCAGGTACTCCTCCAGCGCGAGGACGGCGCCGCGCCCCGTCGCCTCCTCGCGCCCTCGCGAGCCGAAGAGGTCCACGGGCTTGCCCGTCACGACGGCCGGCGAGAAGCCGTGGATCTTCGAGTACTCGTCCATGATCCACGCCATCACCTGCGCGTTGGTGTTCACGTCGGGCGCCGGGATGTCCGTCTGCGGACCGATGATGTCGTGGATCTGCTCGACGAAGCGGCGCGTGAGGCGCTCGAGCTCGCGCGGCGAGAGCGTGTCGGGGTCCACGGCGATGCCGCCCTTGGCACCGCCGTAGGGCAGGTTCACGACGGCCGTCTTCCACGTCATGAGCGAGGCCAGGCCGAGCGCCTCGTCCATGTCCACGGTCGGGTGGTAGCGGAGCCCGCCCTTCATGGGGCCGCGGCTCTTGTCGTGCTGGACGCGGTAGCCGATGAACGTGCCCAGCTCGCCGTTGTCGAGGGTGATGGACACGTCCACCTTGACCTCGCGGAAGGGCGTGACGAGCATCCGCTCGACGTGCGCGGAGAGATCCATCACGCGCGCCGCCTTGCGGAAGTAGTAGTTGACCTCCTCGAAGCCGGACATCCGAGGCGATTGTACGCCAACCATCGCCGGCGCCGCGTCTTCCGTTCCGAAAAGTGGCCGTGGGAGCGGCGCGGCCACGATACCATCGGAGCGAGGCGCCGACGATGAGCCCCCCTTCCGCCCCGACGCTGTCCGTCGTCATCCCCGTCTACAACGAGCGCCGGACGATCGAGGAGCTGCTGTGGCGGGTCCAGGAGGCGGACGTCGACAAGGAGCTCATCGTCGTCGACGACGGCTCGACCGACGGCACGGCAGCGCTGCTCCGGGAGCTCGACGACGCGATCCGCCGGGGCGTCCCGGCGGTCACGCTGCCGACGACGGGCCGCCGGCTGCCGGTGGCGAACGTCACGATCCTTTTCCAGCCGGTGAACCGCGGCAAGGGGGCCGCCCTGCGGCGGGGCTTCGCGCTGGCGCGCGGGCGGATCGTCATCGTCCAGGACGCCGACCTCGAGTACGATCCCCGGGAGTACCCGGCGATGATCGATCCGATCGAGCGCGGCCTGGCCGACGTCGTCTACGGCTCGCGCTTCCTCGGCGGGCCGCACCGCGTCCTGCTCTACTGGCACTCGGTCGCGAACGTCGTCCTCACCCACATCTCCAACGTCTTCACCGACCTGAACCTCACCGACGTCTGGAGCTGCTACAAGGCGTTCCGCCGCGAGATCATCCAGTCCCTCGACTTGCGCGAGGACCGGTTCGGGTTCGAGCCCGAGGTGACCGCGCGGGTCGCGCGGCTCGGGTGCCGGGTGTACGAAGTGCCCATCTCCTACGCCGGCCGCACCTACGCGGAGGGCAAGAAGATCGGCTGGAAGGACGCGATCAGCGGGCTCAGGTGCCTGCTCCGCTACAGCATCTTCACGTGAGCGGACGGACCGGTCGGTGGCTCCTCGTGGCGATCGCCGCCGCCACCTTTCTCCTGTTCCTCCCGTCGCTGCGAAACGGCTTCGTCGACTGGGACGACAACCTCAACTTCACGCGCAATCCGTACTACCGCGGCCTCGGCTGGGCCCAGCTCCGCTGGATGGCCGGCGCGACCGTGACGACGCACTGGATCCCGGTGACCTGGCTGACGCTCGGTCTCGACTACGTCCTCTGGGGCATGAACCCGGCCGGGTACCACCTGACGAACGTCGTCCTGCACGCGCTGAACGCCGTGCTCTTCGCCCTGACCGCGTACCGGCTGCTCGAGCGGGCGCGGCCCCGGAGCGACCCGGCGACGCTCCGGGCGGGCGCCGCGGTGGCCGCCCTCTTCTTCGCGCTCCACCCGCTCCGCGTCGAGACGGTCGCGTGGGTCACGGAGCGCCGCGGTCTCCTCTCGGCGTGCTTCGCCCTGGTGACGGTGCTGACATATCTGAGGATGTGCGAGGCCGCCGCCGGCGCCCGGTGGCGGTGGCTCGCCGCGTCGGTCGGCGCCTACGCGCTGGCGCTCCTGTCGCAGGCCTCCGTTGTACCCCTGCCCGTCGTGCTCCTCGTCTTGGACGCCTACCCGCTCGGCAGGCTCGGCCCGCACTGGCGGGCGTGGACGGCGGCCGACGCGCGCCGCGTGTGGCTCGAGAAGCTGCCGTACGTGGCGCTCGCCGCGGGCGCGGCCACGATCGCGCTGGCGGTCAACCATGCGCAGGCCGTGTCCGCGCCGATCGCCTCGTTTCCGCCGGCCGCGCGGGTGGCGATGCTCGCGCACGCGCTCGTCTTCTACATCGTGAAGACCTTCATGCCGCTCGCGCTCAATCCCCTGTATGAGCTGCCCGAGCGGGTGAGCCCCCTCGCGCCGGAGTTCGCGGGCGCCCTCGTCGCCGTCCTGGCCGTCACCGGCGGGTTGTGGCTCTTGCGCCGGCGCTGGCCCGCCGGCCTCGCCCTCTGGGGCGCCTACGCGCTCGTGCTGGTCCCGGTGAGCGGCCTTTTCCAGACCGGCCACCAGTTGGTCGCCGACCGGTACACCTACTTATCGTGTCTCTCGTGGGCCCTGGCCATCGGCGGCGGCGTGTGCGCGGCGCGCGACGCCGCCGCGGCGGGGCGGCTCCGC
This sequence is a window from Candidatus Methylomirabilota bacterium. Protein-coding genes within it:
- a CDS encoding cyclic nucleotide-binding domain-containing protein → MLAGQVRDTIRSVLCKGLTLEQAEQITRLLVPVKASAGHPLMREGDSATGLFVLLKGTVEIVKKAPSGEAQPLARVEAPSVLGEMSLIMERAHSATVQAVTDCELYLLTKAQFQRLVASESLAAYKLIAVIAEVLAGRLTRLDQRVLELTALREAQAPVEELATFKQKLFSEWSF
- a CDS encoding Glu/Leu/Phe/Val dehydrogenase dimerization domain-containing protein — protein: MSGFEEVNYYFRKAARVMDLSAHVERMLVTPFREVKVDVSITLDNGELGTFIGYRVQHDKSRGPMKGGLRYHPTVDMDEALGLASLMTWKTAVVNLPYGGAKGGIAVDPDTLSPRELERLTRRFVEQIHDIIGPQTDIPAPDVNTNAQVMAWIMDEYSKIHGFSPAVVTGKPVDLFGSRGREEATGRGAVLALEEYLKDVGQGEVRGKTFAVQGFGNVGSWASRFLHERGGRVVAVSDAKGGIRNPEGLDVPKLVEHAKRTKSVVGFPGADAITNAELLLLDVDVLVPAALGGVVTEANARDVRARVVLEAANAPTTPKADEILAQRGVAVLPDIYVNAGGVTVSYFEWAQNIQQFTWEEDKINAELHRHMREAYATLARVVRERKVSFRTAAFIVAIGRVGRATALRGV
- a CDS encoding tetratricopeptide repeat protein produces the protein MSGRTGRWLLVAIAAATFLLFLPSLRNGFVDWDDNLNFTRNPYYRGLGWAQLRWMAGATVTTHWIPVTWLTLGLDYVLWGMNPAGYHLTNVVLHALNAVLFALTAYRLLERARPRSDPATLRAGAAVAALFFALHPLRVETVAWVTERRGLLSACFALVTVLTYLRMCEAAAGARWRWLAASVGAYALALLSQASVVPLPVVLLVLDAYPLGRLGPHWRAWTAADARRVWLEKLPYVALAAGAATIALAVNHAQAVSAPIASFPPAARVAMLAHALVFYIVKTFMPLALNPLYELPERVSPLAPEFAGALVAVLAVTGGLWLLRRRWPAGLALWGAYALVLVPVSGLFQTGHQLVADRYTYLSCLSWALAIGGGVCAARDAAAAGRLRAPLAAGVAGIAALWLAGLAALTLLQVEVWRNTETLWRYALELDPACALCYSQLGAELGNRGELERAVEQLEQGVALRPGDAVLHGNLGLTLFKLGRFTEAVPHTEQALAARPADVATRVRLGVALLASGRAAEGIAQLRQAVVLGPRDAGARYELARAYLTLGHRAAAREQLDVLRRLDPALARELE
- a CDS encoding glycosyltransferase family 2 protein, encoding MSPPSAPTLSVVIPVYNERRTIEELLWRVQEADVDKELIVVDDGSTDGTAALLRELDDAIRRGVPAVTLPTTGRRLPVANVTILFQPVNRGKGAALRRGFALARGRIVIVQDADLEYDPREYPAMIDPIERGLADVVYGSRFLGGPHRVLLYWHSVANVVLTHISNVFTDLNLTDVWSCYKAFRREIIQSLDLREDRFGFEPEVTARVARLGCRVYEVPISYAGRTYAEGKKIGWKDAISGLRCLLRYSIFT